A window from Ictalurus furcatus strain D&B chromosome 16, Billie_1.0, whole genome shotgun sequence encodes these proteins:
- the LOC128620310 gene encoding uncharacterized protein LOC128620310, producing MITAVDTNRVHILQCEMVSVGKCCFVWSVWMLLLFPSAINTQNCTELNTTQTVHRGMSVTVSCHYSTNSSLHSVVYFRRKHLLCYYRFLQKSWIKASCESHIKFIWFQEKEEIAFELLNLQISNSGIYTITVEEHAPPPSRCVGQKRIFIHVIAHPLVSMSCVKGPDRAATMLCASEGFYPADLQQVWLRDGEYSSYLNLSHTSPYEENLNTSDINWTYRNNTDGSYSITSYLHLPSHTLQKVMYYCWVNHSTLSQPITVTISSTECTEREEKLTDLFSAIVGISCGVMAGIGLILSGCYQCLRRRLDLQSPVGASSLPELVSHSAAQTQVYSTLGNHRPVPCSSRTTSPSQ from the exons ATGATCACAGCAGTGGATACGAACAGGGTGCATATTCTGCAGTGTGAGATG GTATCAGTAGGGAAGTGCTGTTTTGTCTGGTCTGTGTGGATGCTTCTATTATTTCCCTCAG ccataaacacacagaattgCACTGAATTGAATACAACACAGACAGTTCATCGGGGAATGTCAGTCACAGTCAGCTGTCATTACAGCACAAATAGCAGTCTACATTCTGTTGTATATTTCAGAAGAAAACATTTACTGTGTTACTACCGCTTCCTACAAAAATCCTGGATTAAAGCATCATGTGAAAGCCACATCAAATTTATTTGGTTTcaagaaaaagaggaaatagCATTTGAGCTGTTAAATCTTCAAATAAGTAATTCTGGCATTTACACCATAACTGTGGAAGAGCATGCACCACCTCCTTCAAGATGTGTGGGACAGAAGAGGATATTCATTCATGTAATTG CACATCCATTAGTGTCTATGTCATGTGTAAAGGGGCCTGACAGAGCTGCCACAATGCTTTGTGCTTCTGAAGGCTTTTACCCTGCTGATCTGCAGCAGGTCTGGTTGAGAGATGGAGAATATAGCAGTTACCTGAACCTTTCACATACATCTCCATATGAAGAAAATCTGAACACTTCTGACATCAACTGGACCTATAGAAACAACACAGATGGATCCTACAGCATCACATCGTACCTTCACTtgccatcacacacactacagaaagTGATGTACTACTGCTGGGTGAATCACTCAACCCTGAGTCAACCCATCACTGTTACCATATCCTCTACTGAGTGcactgagagagaagagaaattaACAG atttgttttcAGCAATTGTCGGTATCAGTTGCGGTGTGATGGCTGGCATAGGACTAATCCTTTCAGGCTGTTATCAATGTCTCA GAAGAAGACTTGATTTGCAGTCTCCAGTAGGAGCTTCATCACTGCCTGAGCTTGTGTCCCATTCTGCAGCGCAGACCCAGGTATACTCAACACTAGGAAACCATCGGCCTGTTCCATGTTCCAGCCGCACCACATCTCCCTCTCAATGA